Proteins encoded in a region of the Nicotiana tomentosiformis chromosome 9, ASM39032v3, whole genome shotgun sequence genome:
- the LOC104088829 gene encoding uncharacterized protein C24B11.05 isoform X1 produces the protein MDSYSNSSRDSSSPFDSIVFDLDDTLYSSKTGIGQALKKNIDDFLVEKCGFPESKASVLRVELFKTYGSSLAGLRALGYDIDADDYHSYVHGRLPYELIKPDAQLRSILRSINQRKIIFTNSDRIHAIKALDRLGIKDCFEQIICFETMNCNLSRATRPNEIPVILKPSMEAMNIAIEAAQVDPCRTLFLDDNVRNIAAGKAVGLRTVLVGRASKTKEADYALEMVTDLFQGVPAIWFKQEEDQKIRRTGSELDSLVATTAVGA, from the exons ATGgattcatattccaattcttctCGTGATTCTTCTTCCCCTTTTGATTCTATTGTTTTTG atTTGGATGATACTCTGTACTCGTCCAAGACTGGAATTGGCCAAGCATTGAAGAAGAACATTGACG ATTTTCTGGTGGAGAAATGTGGTTTTCCGGAGTCGAAAGCATCGGTTTTGCGTGTTGAGCTTTTCAAAACTTACGGCAGCTCTCTCGCCGGTTTAcga GCATTAGGCTATGATATTGATGCTGATGATTATCATAG CTATGTGCACGGAAGATTGCCGTATGAATTGATTAAACCGGATGCTCAATTAAGAAGCATCTTGCGTAGTATTAATCAAAGGAAAATT ATTTTCACGAATTCGGATCGAATTCATGCGATAAAGGCACTGGATCGTCTAGGAATTAAGGATTGTTTTGAACAAATTATTTGTTTCGAAACTATGAATTGTAACCTGTCCAGGGCAACACGGCCAAATGAGATTCCTGTGATATTGAAGCCTTCAATGGAGGCCATGAATATCGCCATTGAAGCTGCTCAGGTCGATCCCTGTCGCACG CTCTTCCTTGATGATAATGTTCGGAACATAGCTGCTGGGAAAGCTGTGGGGCTCCGAACAGTTTTG GTTGGAAGAGCAAGCAAAACCAAAGAAGCGGACTATGCACTGGAGATGGTGACTGATCTGTTTCAAGGGGTTCCAGCAAtatggttcaagcaagaagaagaTCAAAAGATAAGACGCACAGGAAGTGAATTAGATTCACTTGTTGCAACCACAGCTGTGGGTGCTTAA
- the LOC104088829 gene encoding uncharacterized protein C24B11.05 isoform X2 yields MDSYSNSSRDSSSPFDSIVFDLDDTLYSSKTGIGQALKKNIDDFLVEKCGFPESKASVLRVELFKTYGSSLAGLRALGYDIDADDYHSYVHGRLPYELIKPDAQLRSILRSINQRKIIFTNSDRIHAIKALDRLGIKDCFEQIICFETMNCNLSRATRPNEIPVILKPSMEAMNIAIEAAQVDPCRTLFLDDNVRNIAAGKAVGLRTVLIGKVEEKQSDRNYTLV; encoded by the exons ATGgattcatattccaattcttctCGTGATTCTTCTTCCCCTTTTGATTCTATTGTTTTTG atTTGGATGATACTCTGTACTCGTCCAAGACTGGAATTGGCCAAGCATTGAAGAAGAACATTGACG ATTTTCTGGTGGAGAAATGTGGTTTTCCGGAGTCGAAAGCATCGGTTTTGCGTGTTGAGCTTTTCAAAACTTACGGCAGCTCTCTCGCCGGTTTAcga GCATTAGGCTATGATATTGATGCTGATGATTATCATAG CTATGTGCACGGAAGATTGCCGTATGAATTGATTAAACCGGATGCTCAATTAAGAAGCATCTTGCGTAGTATTAATCAAAGGAAAATT ATTTTCACGAATTCGGATCGAATTCATGCGATAAAGGCACTGGATCGTCTAGGAATTAAGGATTGTTTTGAACAAATTATTTGTTTCGAAACTATGAATTGTAACCTGTCCAGGGCAACACGGCCAAATGAGATTCCTGTGATATTGAAGCCTTCAATGGAGGCCATGAATATCGCCATTGAAGCTGCTCAGGTCGATCCCTGTCGCACG CTCTTCCTTGATGATAATGTTCGGAACATAGCTGCTGGGAAAGCTGTGGGGCTCCGAACAGTTTTG ATTGGAAAGGTTGAAGAGAAACAGAGTGATCGAAACTATACACTTGTGTGA
- the LOC138898670 gene encoding uncharacterized protein has product MNKVDAPCLFNKAQQASVLHLEDFLWYRYDLKQLEAEVRELTEKRDAFKLLSEQLEGETKNLRAELEVARKNHADLVDRVKVFEVSDDEFDSVTEGQNPKVEQKLDRIDQLRAGMDIVKAETDEWRGKMDCLASKKEVVRAQLTSAEIQLRAAKERIEVQIKKLSSSNLGLVRPSQIKIIWSRSIK; this is encoded by the exons ATGAACAAGGTGGATGCACCCTGCCTTTTTAACAAAGCGCAACAG GCTTCGGTGCTTCATCTCGAGGATTTTTTATGGTACCGGTATGACTTGAAACAACTCGAAGCTGAAGTTCGAGAGCTTACTGAGAAGAGAGACGCCTTTAAACTTCTTAGTGAGCAGCTCGAAGGGGAGACTAAGAACCTCCGTGCTGAGCTGGAAGTGGCTCGGAAGAACCATGCCGACTTGGTCGATCGTGTAAAAGTTTTTGAAGTAAGTGATGATGAATTTGATTCAGTGACTGAAGGTCAAAACCCAAAGGTCGAGCAAAAACTCGATCGGATTGATCAGCTCCGAGCTGGAATGGATATAGTGAAAGCTGAGACCGATGAATGGAGAGGCAAAATGGATTGTTTGGCCTCGAAAAAAGAGGTTGTTCGGGCACAACTAACTTCGGCCGAAATCCAGCTAAGAGCGGCAAAGGAAAGGATAGAGGTTCAAATAAAAAAGTTGAGTAGCTCCAATCTCGGCTTGGTTCGGCCGTCTCAGATCAAGATAATCTGGTCAAGGAGCATAAAATAG